One Amphiprion ocellaris isolate individual 3 ecotype Okinawa chromosome 5, ASM2253959v1, whole genome shotgun sequence genomic region harbors:
- the rabif gene encoding guanine nucleotide exchange factor MSS4, whose protein sequence is MDNEQQSRDSTDRSDLVSEDGKNKKSVLCQRCGSKVLCPGMAVFAEKELFLPSMRKKSGLSNTEGSVDGDTLTAHWLVDDMYTFENVGFTNDVGRIKYLICADCEIGPIGWHCLDDKKSFYVALDRVNHA, encoded by the exons ATGGACAACGAGCAGCAGTCCAGAGACAGCACGGACCGGTCCGACCTGGTCTCTGAGGATGGCAAGAACAAGAAGTCTGTGTTGTGTCAACGCTGCGGATCCAAGGTGCTTTGTCCCGGGATGGCCGTGTTTGCAGAGAAGGAG CTGTTCCTGCCATCGATGCGGAAAAAGAGTGGCCTCAGCAACACAGAGGGCTCAGTAGATGGTGACACTCTGACTGCCCACTGGTTAGTGGACGACATGTACACTTTTGAGAATGTGGGCTTCACTAACGACGTGGGGAGAATCAAGTATCTCATCTGTGCAGATTGTGAGATCGGACCAATCGGCTGGCACTGTTTGGATGACAAGAAGAGCTTCTACGTTGCTTTGGACAGAGTGAATCATGCATAG
- the adipor1a gene encoding adiponectin receptor protein 1a — protein MSGRNGSASDADCRISEDCHVPDVELMELGPLLEEGGVRQASSKGIHPEGATMLAEEEEDDDEVGEVLTLPLQAHHAMEKMEEFVHKVWEGRWRVIPFHVLPEWLKDNDYLLHGHRPPMPSFRACFGSIFRIHTETGNIWTHLLGLILFLCLGTLTMLRPNMYFMAPLQEKVVFGMFFLGAVLCLSFSWLFHTVYCHSEKVSRTFSKLDYSGIALLIMGSFVPWLYYSFYCSPQPRLIYLTIVCVLGIAAIIVAQWDRFSTPRHRPTRAGVFMGLGLSGIVPTMHFTIEEGFVKATTVGQMGWFYLMGAMYITGAGLYAARIPERYFPGKCDIWFHSHQIFHVLVVAAAFIHFYGVSNLQEFRYGLEGGCTDDSLL, from the exons ATGTCAGGCCGAAACGGGTCTGCTAGTGATGCAGACTGCCGGATCTCTGAGGACTGCCATGTCCCAGATGTTGAGCTGATGGAGCTAGGGCCGCTgctggaggagggaggggtGCGGCAGGCCTCATCTAAAGGCATCCATCCAGAG GGAGCCACGATGCTTGccgaagaagaggaggatgatgatgaggtgGGAGAAGTTCTGACTTTACCACTTCAGGCTCACCACGCCATGGAGAAGATGGAAGAGTTTGTACACAAG GTCTGGGAGGGGCGCTGGAGGGTCATCCCTTTTCATGTCCTGCCTGAGTGGCTGAAGGACAACGATTACCTCCTGCATGGCCATCGACCCCCGATGCCCTCCTTCCGGGCCTGTTTTGGAAGCATCTTTAGAATTCACACTGAGACAGGAAACATCTGGACTCACCTGTTAG GGTTGATCTTATTCCTCTGTCTGGGCACGTTAACCATGTTGCGGCCCAACATGTATTTTATGGCCCCGCTGCAAGAAAAAGTTGTGTTTGGGATGTTCTTCCTGGGAGCTGTGCTCTGCCTCAGCTTCTCCTGGCTCTTTCATACCGTCTACTGCCACTCTGAGAAAGTGTCACGCACATTCTCCAA GCTTGACTACTCGGGCATTGCACTCCTAATCATGGGCTCCTTCGTGCCCTGGCTGTACTACTCGTTCTATTGTTCCCCTCAGCCTCGACTTATCTACCTCACCATTGTATGTGTCCTCGGCATTGCCGCCATCATAGTTGCCCAGTGGGACCGATTCTCAACACCTCGTCACAGACCTACAAGAGCAG GCGTGTTCATGGGTCTTGGACTAAGCGGCATTGTTCCTACCATGCACTTCACCATCGAGGAGGGCTTTGTTAAAGCCACCACAGTCGGACAGATGGGCTGGTTCTACCTGATGGGTGCCATGTATATCACTGGTGCTGGTCTGTATGCAGCCAGGATCCCTGAGCGCTATTTTCCTGGCAAGTGTGACATCTGG ttCCATTCTCATCAGATTTTTCATGTTCTGGTCGTGGCAGCAGCGTTCATCCATTTCTACGGGGTTTCCAACTTGCAGGAGTTCCGCTATGGTCTCGAGGGAGGATGCACAGATGACTCTCTACTCTGA